A genome region from Arachis duranensis cultivar V14167 chromosome 6, aradu.V14167.gnm2.J7QH, whole genome shotgun sequence includes the following:
- the LOC107495332 gene encoding hydroxyproline O-arabinosyltransferase 1 isoform X1, producing the protein MGCGNMFFTILVTFSVALITYNILISANAPLKQDFPGPSTRLPSISVDPLIKMPLHRSTHSNSNKRLFHTAVTASDSVYNTWQCRVMYYWFKKMRDQGGPESAMGGFTRILHSGKPDQFMDEIPTFVAQPLPAGVDQVQGYIVLNRPGAFVQWLQQADIKEDYILMSEPDHIIVKPIPNLARDGLGAAFPFFYIEPKKYEKVLRKYFPEEKGPITNIDPIGNSPVIVAKESLKKIAPTWMNVSLAMKKDPETDKAFGWVLEMYAYAVSSALHGVGNILHKEFMIQPPWDKKIGNTYIIHYTYGCDYNMKGELTYGKIGEWRFDKRSYDHVAPPKNLTLPPPGVPESVVTLVKMVNEATANIPNWWS; encoded by the exons atgggtTGTGGGAACATGTTCTTCACAATTCTAGTGACATTCTCAGTGGCACTGATCACATACAACATCCTAATCTCAGCAAATGCGCCATTGAAGCAAGACTTTCCAGGACCTTCTACAAGACTCCCTTCAATCTCCGTTGACCCGCTGATTAAGATGCCACTTCACAGATCAACACATTCCAATTCCAACAAGCGACTCTTCCACACTGCAGTAACTGCTTCCGATTCTGTGTATAACACGTGGCAGTGCAGAGTGATGTATTACTGGTTCAAGAAGATGAGGGATCAGGGAGGACCTGAATCCGCCATGGGAGGCTTCACCAGGATTCTTCATTCTGGAAAGCCTGATCAGTTCATGGATGAGATCCCTACCTTCGTGGCTCAGCCTTTGCCAGCTGGCGTGGATCAGGTTCag GGTTACATTGTCCTTAACAGGCCAGGGGCATTTGTGCAATGGCTACAGCAAGCAGATATCAAAGAAGA TTACATATTGATGTCAGAGCCAGATCATATAATTGTCAAGCCTATACCAAACTTAGCTAGAGATGGTCTTGGAGCTGCATTCCCTTTCTTTTATATTGAGCCAAAGAAGTATGAGAAGGTGCTAAGGAAGTACTTCCCTGAGGAGAAAGGACCAATAACCAATATAGACCCGATTGGCAATTCACCTGTTATTGTTGCCAAG GAATCCCTGAAGAAGATTGCTCCCACTTGGATGAATGTTTCCCTGGCAATGAAGAAGGATCCTGAAACAGATAAAGCTTTTGGATGGGTGCTTGAAAT GTATGCTTATGCCGTTTCATCTGCACTTCATGGTGTTGGTAACATTCTACACAAGGAATTCATGATTCAg CCTCCATGGGACAAAAAAATTGGGAATACATACATAATTCACTACACTTATGGATGTGACTATAATATGAAG GGTGAGCTGACGTATGGAAAGATTGGAGAGTGGAGATTTGACAAAAGATCTTATGATCATGTTGCTCCCCCCAAAAACTTGACATTGCCACCACCTGGTGTTCCCGAAAGTGTG GTGACCCTTGTCAAAATGGTAAACGAAGCCACAGCAAATATTCCGAACTGGTGGTCATAG
- the LOC107495332 gene encoding hydroxyproline O-arabinosyltransferase 1 isoform X2, giving the protein MGCGNMFFTILVTFSVALITYNILISANAPLKQDFPGPSTRLPSISVDPLIKMPLHRSTHSNSNKRLFHTAVTASDSVYNTWQCRVMYYWFKKMRDQGGPESAMGGFTRILHSGKPDQFMDEIPTFVAQPLPAGVDQGYIVLNRPGAFVQWLQQADIKEDYILMSEPDHIIVKPIPNLARDGLGAAFPFFYIEPKKYEKVLRKYFPEEKGPITNIDPIGNSPVIVAKESLKKIAPTWMNVSLAMKKDPETDKAFGWVLEMYAYAVSSALHGVGNILHKEFMIQPPWDKKIGNTYIIHYTYGCDYNMKGELTYGKIGEWRFDKRSYDHVAPPKNLTLPPPGVPESVVTLVKMVNEATANIPNWWS; this is encoded by the exons atgggtTGTGGGAACATGTTCTTCACAATTCTAGTGACATTCTCAGTGGCACTGATCACATACAACATCCTAATCTCAGCAAATGCGCCATTGAAGCAAGACTTTCCAGGACCTTCTACAAGACTCCCTTCAATCTCCGTTGACCCGCTGATTAAGATGCCACTTCACAGATCAACACATTCCAATTCCAACAAGCGACTCTTCCACACTGCAGTAACTGCTTCCGATTCTGTGTATAACACGTGGCAGTGCAGAGTGATGTATTACTGGTTCAAGAAGATGAGGGATCAGGGAGGACCTGAATCCGCCATGGGAGGCTTCACCAGGATTCTTCATTCTGGAAAGCCTGATCAGTTCATGGATGAGATCCCTACCTTCGTGGCTCAGCCTTTGCCAGCTGGCGTGGATCAG GGTTACATTGTCCTTAACAGGCCAGGGGCATTTGTGCAATGGCTACAGCAAGCAGATATCAAAGAAGA TTACATATTGATGTCAGAGCCAGATCATATAATTGTCAAGCCTATACCAAACTTAGCTAGAGATGGTCTTGGAGCTGCATTCCCTTTCTTTTATATTGAGCCAAAGAAGTATGAGAAGGTGCTAAGGAAGTACTTCCCTGAGGAGAAAGGACCAATAACCAATATAGACCCGATTGGCAATTCACCTGTTATTGTTGCCAAG GAATCCCTGAAGAAGATTGCTCCCACTTGGATGAATGTTTCCCTGGCAATGAAGAAGGATCCTGAAACAGATAAAGCTTTTGGATGGGTGCTTGAAAT GTATGCTTATGCCGTTTCATCTGCACTTCATGGTGTTGGTAACATTCTACACAAGGAATTCATGATTCAg CCTCCATGGGACAAAAAAATTGGGAATACATACATAATTCACTACACTTATGGATGTGACTATAATATGAAG GGTGAGCTGACGTATGGAAAGATTGGAGAGTGGAGATTTGACAAAAGATCTTATGATCATGTTGCTCCCCCCAAAAACTTGACATTGCCACCACCTGGTGTTCCCGAAAGTGTG GTGACCCTTGTCAAAATGGTAAACGAAGCCACAGCAAATATTCCGAACTGGTGGTCATAG
- the LOC107495278 gene encoding uncharacterized protein LOC107495278, with protein MQGGMHHQSTLREKFKSSICCFMGTAHESLDHGDLCNYDKLNIITSRTPKSSASPTTPSSSASWFKKSWTAAGDHVTAELLPRVRGHSQRSRLRRHNNNNNNNYHHHGHRQTQSADFSYDASSYALNFENEDSGEFPLRNFSARLPVSPRTPSVPLKYPDELAVSTAAPKEIVGYS; from the coding sequence ATGCAGGGTGGGATGCATCATCAATCTACCCTAAGAGAGAAATTCAAATCTTCAATCTGTTGCTTCATGGGCACGGCACATGAATCATTAGACCATGGTGATTTATGTAATTATGATAAGTTGAATATTATCACGTCTAGGACGCCAAAGTCTTCGGCATCACCCACCACCCCATCGAGCTCGGCATCCTGGTTCAAAAAGTCGTGGACGGCAGCCGGCGACCACGTTACGGCCGAGCTGCTGCCACGTGTCCGTGGACATAGCCAAAGGAGTCGTTTACGTaggcataataataataacaacaacaactaccACCACCACGGCCATCGCCAAACGCAATCTGCGGATTTTAGCTACGATGCTTCCAGCTATGCTCTCAATTTTGAGAATGAGGATTCCGGAGAGTTCCCGCTTAGGAACTTTAGTGCCCGGTTGCCGGTTTCGCCGAGAACTCCGTCCGTACCATTGAAGTATCCTGATGAATTGGCTGTGTCCACGGCGGCGCCAAAAGAAATTGTTGGGTATAGTTAA